The Novipirellula caenicola genome segment GACAAAATGCTGGCAGTGCCGCTTAGACAATCCAGCTGAATTGACACAAAATCACTTTTCCAGAGTGTTTGGTGCAAGTCCGTCAATTGAGACGCGCGGTTGTAGTCGAATTCGGCCAGTTTGGGAGCAACAGCATGCCCGCCGGACTGCGATTGCTGAACGATCGACGTCAACCGATTCAGGTAATCGTATTCATAGCCATTTTCGAAGTCGTCCACGCCACCGGAGATCACGCCGCCTAAAAGCGTTCCCCCGAAATTGGCCCCCAGTTCAATGCGGTTGCCTCGATTGTCGAATTCACGGCTAAAGTTGATCGCAATCGAATGGTGGTTGGCATCAGCCAACTTTCGCCAAGAAGAATACCACCTTCTGCTTGCCTAATTAGGCATTTCGGTGTCCGACACCTTTTCCTCCTCCGCGCGCGTGAGCGCGGTTGCGGAGCGATCGTTTCAGGTTTCTGCGAGCCGTTAGCATTAACCCGGCATTGTGTCCACGTCGCCACGTTTATCACCTTGTGCGTCGTTCATGAAACTAAGAACTTGTTCTCCGCCTTTATTGAAAACCAAGACCAATATATCACCTGATTTCAATATTTCCTGCGCAACAGTCTCCGCCTCGCTCAAAGTGTCAACTGTGGTTGCGCTGTTGCGGCTAAGCTGTGAATATCCAAACGATTTTTGGTCCAACACAATGCCGGTATTCGGGTCGAGGGCGACCAATGCAAATTGCCCTTCATTCAAGTATGAAAAACGCGACATTTCTATTTCACCAAAGGTTTCGTTGGAGCAGGCGTTCCCTTCACGGTTCCGATCACCAAAACTTCTGATTCACGGACCCACACGCCTGGATGCGTACCCCAAATCAGCATATTTTTTGTATCGGGACTCGGCACGATGCGCCACGGATGTACCGCCGCGGTAATGACTGTCCCGCTTTCTTGACCTAGTCTTCCGGATGCAAAATTCCGTGAAACACGGCAGTCGGTTGTCCACGAAGTAAAGATGGACCTGAGTGTGGCTCCTGACTTCGCATTGTGGTCAAGAGGCGTAGCAGTGTCTTCACGGAGATACTGCCACCACGGTCTATTGGGCTTTGCGATTCCTTGTCGTGCCAAGCGGCTTCCGTGATTCGATCCGCTAACGCCTCGCGTGATCAAAACACGCTCAGCACTCATGACACCAGCAGCATTGCCTGAGAGGCCAAGGGTCCCCAATCCTGCCTGCAACGGATTACCGTTGTAAACGCCTTGGCCCGTCATCGAAAGATTCTGCGTGGTGTCGAATACGAACAACGCTTTCCCAACGCGACCCGGTGCGGTCGCAGCCTTCCCGATACCAAAACCGGTTCCAAATTCTGTCACACACTGATAGCCACTGACTGCTAGGTCATATTGACGGGCCTCTCTAACCTCGATCGGCGGTGTTACGATGTCGTAGTCTGTTTTGAACCCAAGAGAGAAAAGGCTTCCCGCGGCACGCGACACACCGTTGACAGCTGCATAGCTATCAACACGCTGATTTTCCAAATCTTGTTGAGGTGTAATTCCCGAACCGGGGATTGCTGAAGGAAGTATGAAATTTGCGAGGCCACTCGGGTCGGTCTCAGTAGTCGCTTGATTCCCCACGTACCGATACAAGTTCGCATCGCCTGCTGCGAACCCAATCGGGTCTTTGCTGAGCCAACGGCCTGTGGCCGGGTCGTACCAACGAGCTCGGTTGTTTTGTAGACCCGCGTCGGCGTCCCAGTCGCGGCCCGTGTAGCCGAACAGCGCGTCGATCGCATCGGGATGGCTGCTGGAGATCGCGGTTCCTGAAGCGTCGTAATCCTGCTCGACGATTCGATTGCCGAAGCTGTCGTAGGCGACGTGCTGGCGGATCTCGCCGTTGTTGTCCACCAAGTCACGTACGCTGCCCAGGTGATCAGTCAGCGCCCAGTAAGTCTCACCGGACGTTGCAGCCGCGGTCGTCGTTGAGATCTCCGGGCCTGCTCCATCGGCATACTGCTCGTCGGCCAGCAACTGGTCCACCATCTCGCCGTACAGGTAGCGACTAGACAGTGTGAACGTCTCGCTCGTCGCCTCTCCGTCAGAGTCGACAGCACGCAGGACCGTCTGTCCTTCCGTCCAGACAAACGCTTCGTCACGATCAAAATCGCCATCCCCGTCG includes the following:
- a CDS encoding RHS repeat-associated core domain-containing protein; this encodes MPASLGSSDLLAAFTFQYDADNRLTQKIENIYVAFDNRAGKRLDSDGDGDFDRDEAFVWTEGQTVLRAVDSDGEATSETFTLSSRYLYGEMVDQLLADEQYADGAGPEISTTTAAATSGETYWALTDHLGSVRDLVDNNGEIRQHVAYDSFGNRIVEQDYDASGTAISSSHPDAIDALFGYTGRDWDADAGLQNNRARWYDPATGRWLSKDPIGFAAGDANLYRYVGNQATTETDPSGLANFILPSAIPGSGITPQQDLENQRVDSYAAVNGVSRAAGSLFSLGFKTDYDIVTPPIEVREARQYDLAVSGYQCVTEFGTGFGIGKAATAPGRVGKALFVFDTTQNLSMTGQGVYNGNPLQAGLGTLGLSGNAAGVMSAERVLITRGVSGSNHGSRLARQGIAKPNRPWWQYLREDTATPLDHNAKSGATLRSIFTSWTTDCRVSRNFASGRLGQESGTVITAAVHPWRIVPSPDTKNMLIWGTHPGVWVRESEVLVIGTVKGTPAPTKPLVK